The Rubrobacter naiadicus DNA window GGAGGGGACCCCGACGGCGAGCGGGATCTCGACCTCGGCGTGCTCGTCCAGGTCGCGGGTGAAGCGCATTATGAGCGCCGGGACGACGAAGACCTTGGCCACGACCGTCACGGCGGCGAGCACGTAGAGCTCGAAGTTTCCGCTCGTGATCCCGGCCAGCGCGGAGAACGCGGCGACGAAGAGCGACTCGAAGGCGTAGAGGGCGGCGTGGCCGTGGATCGCGCGCGAGCGCAGAAGCCCGAACTGCATCAGGACGACCAGCACCGCCGAAAACCCGCCGAGGGCGTCGAGCGCCTGCTGCATGCTACCTTCCTCCCAGGTAGAACGTCACGATCGCGAGCACCGAGAGGATGAACCCGGCGCCCATGAACTCCGGGATCTTGAAGAGCCTCAGCTTCGAGAACGAGGACTCGATCGCGACGACGACCGCCGCGACGACCATCATCTTGGCCAAAAGCGCGAGGAGCGCGACGAGCACGCTCGAGGGGCTCCCGTCGTGGGAGAGACCCCAGGGAAAGACCAGGATGTTCAGGAAGACCGTGTAGAGCAGAAACTGTTTCATCGCCGAGCCCCACTTCAGAAGCGCCATCTCGGGGCCGGAGTGCTCGAAGATGCGTGCCTCGTCTATCATGCCGAACTCGAGCGTCGAGGAGTGGCTCTCTATCGGGATGCGCCCGGTGTCTACCAGGATCATCAGGAAGAACGCCGCGACCGAGAGCACGTGGGTCGGGGAGAAGACCGCCCCCCACGAACTCCTGAGCGTCTCGCCCATCACGTAGGGGAGATCGGTCTTGCTGATCAGGGCGACCGTGAAGAACACGAAGATGAGCGTCGGTTCGGCGAGCACGCTGACCATCATCGCCCGGCTGGAGCCGAGCCCGGCGTAGGGGCTGCCGGAGTCGAGCCCGGCGAGCGCGACGGCGAAGGCGGCCAGAGAGAGCACGAACGCCCCGCCCAGGATGTCCCCCATGTACCCTAAGGGGAGCCCGAAGCTCGTCAACACCGGGATGAGCATCGCGACGGTCATGTAGCAGGCGAACGCGACGTAGGGGGCGAGCGTGAAGACGGGCGAGACGCCTTCCGGCACCGAGCGTCCCTTGTGGAAATACTTCCAGATGTCGTAGTAGGGCTGAAGCACGCTGGGGCCCCTGCGCGCCTGCAGCATCGCCTCGACCCGCGAGATGACGCCGCTTACGAGCGGGGAGAAGACGAGCAGGGTGAGTACCTGCAAAATCTGCAGGACGACCGGAGGGAGCGTCACCTGCTAGACCGCCTCCCTGCGCGAGGCCAGCTCCTCCAGGTAGCAGACCTCGCAGATTATCTCCGTCCTTCTCGCCCGTCGGCGCGGCGGGCTCATCAGCCCCACCGGACGCCGCGCCTCGGGGTAGACCATCCTCACCGCGTGCCCCCTGCAGACGAAGGCCCCGCAGCGGTGGCACACCGCCACCGCCGGACCTTCCTCTCCCTCGCAGAGGAAGCAGGCCCCAGGGGCTGGAGATCCGCCGGTATAGCGCTCTTCATCCATCACCACGCTCCTCTCCGTCATCTTCCCGACCGGCGCGGGAGAGGAGGCAAAAGAAAGGCCCCTACTCCACGCGCCGTGGAGTAGAAGCCATCAGCACGCCACCGCGTGCGGTTTCGGGCGGGCTCCATCGCCCATTCGGTTTGACACCGGGCGCAAATATACACGCATCGTCGGCAGGTTGCAATGTGGTTGTGCCTGCTTGAAGGAGCTTGCGCTGTAGAATGACCCCGGTGCAGGTTCTGCTGAACGAAGGTTTCGAGGACGCCGCCTGCGGCTACGCTCTGGGCTCGGTGCTCTTCGAGCAGGTCGCTGCGGGCAGGCGCCCGGCGACGCTCTCGATCACGCCCTCCACCCGGCACGTCGGCGTGACCCGGCGCGACGTGCGCCGGGAGGGTTTCGAAGAGGCCGTACGCGCCGCCCGGGAGGAGGGATATCCGGTGCTGGTGCGTTCTGCGGGAGGGGGTGCGATCGCGGCTTCGGAGGGCACGTTCGGGTTCTCGATCGTAAGCCCGGACGGGCGGGACATGGACCCGATGGAGCGCTACGAGCTGGCCTCCTCCCTGCTCCTCGGCACCCTCTCGCGCTTCGGCATCGCGGCGGAGGTCGGGGAGGTCAGGGACGAGTTCTGCCCCGGCGACCACAGCGTCCGCGTCGGGGGATACCGGGAGGGGATGAAGATCTGCGGGATCGCCCAGCGGATCACCCGCGACGCCGCGAGCGTCGGGGGGATCGTGATCGTCGAGGGCGAGGAGGAGCTGGCGCGGGTGCTCTCGCGGGTCTACGGAGCGATGGGGTTGCCGCTGCGGCCGGGGTCGGTCGGGAGCCTGCGGCGCGCCGGAAGCCGGGCTCCCCTGGACGAGGTCGTCGAGGCGCTCGCCTCGGAGGCCCTGGAGCGCTTCGGGGGCGAGCGCGTCCGGCTCGACGAGGGGACCCGTGCCCTGGCCGCGGCTCGCGCGGACGAATACGGGGTGTAGAGGGTCTCGCTGGTATAATGAAGCGTGTAAGCGCGATGGGGGTTCGCGCGGCGGCCGGAAGAGCCGCCGAACCGCCTCTTCTCCACGAGGCTGACGGTCCCTGGTGCTCCCGTACGAGAGGAAAGGAGACCGCTTTTGGGGGACCGCAGATCTTCGACCGCCGACCACTCCCCGACCGGAGGTCGTCCGGATGAGCGGTGAGGTCTCGCACGTCGAGGTCGCGCCGCCGGAGGCGCTCCTCGAGAGGCTCGGCGCCGCGCTCGAGAGCGAGGAGGAGTACCCGAGGGAGCGTGATCTCTTCTCCTACGTCTTCCTGCTCGGCCTCGCCCTGAGCGAGCTCGACGCCCGGCCGGAGGACGACCCAGAACAGCTCTACCAGGAACTCGCCGACTACCAGGGAGCCTACGCCCGGCTGCACCACTCCCTGGCGGAGGCCGCCCGCGACGACCAGACCGGCAGGATGATCAACTCCGCCCTCAGGCGTGAGGTCGCGGCGACCAGGGAGTACCTGATCCCGCGGCTCGAGAGCGAGCGGGAGCGCCTCGGGAGGCGCCGGGAGGCTCTGCGCATGGCCCTTGCGGAAAGGAGGCGGCGTGCAGATAAGGGTGATGTCTGAGGCCATCCGCAGGCTCGAGACGCTGGGTCTCTCCGCCGAAGAAGTCTTCGAGCGCGGGGCGCGCTCGTACCTGGAGCAGCCGAAGGTGAAGAAGCTCGCGATGGAGGGGAGCGCGAAGGAGCGTCTCGAGAACCTCGTCCTCATGCTGGCGCAGACCCGCGCCTCCTACGAGGTGCTCGAACTGTGGCAGGCCACGGAGGGCCGCGAGTACGCCTCCGGGCGCGACGAGTACACCGACCTCGCCGGTGAGCTCGAAAAGATGGAGAAGCAGACCGTACGGCCCCTGAGGGAGGAGATAGAAGCCCTCGCCCGCGAGGTCGCCCTCCTCGAGGAGGAGCTCAGGCGAAGGGGAGAGGACCCGGACCGGATAGAGCCCCCCTTCCCGAAGAGCGTCACCCGCCCGGTGTTCGAGATGGAGGCCCCCGAAGAGCCTCGGGGGTTCTTCGGGGGCCTCTGGCGCAGGCTGACCTCCCGATGAAGAGCCGAATCGGGGACGTCGGACGGCTGGTGGAGCGGCTGCGCAGCTGCGAGCTCGCCGAGGTGGACGAACTCGCCCGGGCCTTCGAGTCCCTCGGCGTCACGGAGGTTCCCGAGGGGATCGAGGAACTGGCGCGCAGCGGCGATTACACCCGCCGCTACGCCGCCGCGGTGTGCGGTGGGGCCATCGGCGACGGGAGGTTTCTCGGGGATCTGCTCGTCCTCGCCTCGGACGAGGTGGGGCTGGTGCGGCGGGCGGCGGCGCGCTCGCTCGGGAGGCTCGGGGACCGTGGGGCGGTGCCGGCGCTCGTCTTCCTCGCCCGCGACCGTGACCCGCAGGTAAGGGCGGAGGCAGCCCGCTCGCTGGGAGGACTCGGTGCGGGGGAGAGGGTCCTCCGGGAGCTCGTGCGCGACCGGTCCTGGAGCGTACGCCGGGTGGCGCTTTGGGCCCTCGCAGAGGTCGCGGGGGAGAGGGCGGCCGGGGTGCTCGAAGAGGCTCTCGAGGATCCCGAGCCCCGGGTGCGGGAGGCGGTGGTGCCGCTGCTCGTACGCGTGCATCACCTCGAGCCCGTCTTCGAAGCTCTGGCCTGTGACCCCAGCACCGACGTGCGCCGGGTGGCGGCGGAATCGCTCGCCCGCTCGAAGGCCCACCGGGCGGCGCCACCGCTCTTCGAGGCGCTCTGTCGGGAGGGGCCGGGGCTCAGGCCGTACGCCCTCCGCGCCCTTCATGAGATCCTCGGCGAGGGGGCCGGGGCCTTCCTCGCCGGTCTTCTACGTTCTCCGCAGGCCGAAGAGCGCCGCGCCGCGGTCGACGCCCTGGCCTGGCTCGGGGCCCGAGAGCAGGCCCCTGAACTCCTGCCGCTCCTGGAAGATCCCGATCCCGAGGTCCGCTTCGCCGCGGTGCGGGCCGTGGGGGATCTCGAGGCGCGCGAGGGACTCTTGCCGCTCTACGCGCTCCTCAGAGGGGAGGATCCCGGGTTGCGCAACGCGGCGGCCCGGGCGCTCTCGAAGGTGCCGGGCGCGTTCGCGTTGCTGCGGGAGGCCGCGGAAGACCCGCGGCCGGAGGTCGCTCAGGCCGCGCTCGGCGCGCTCGCGACGCGGGGAAGAGCGGATGCCCGGTGAGACGGAAGGGAAGCGAGGCCTCGCCGGCGGGGCCGTGCTGGAGGCCCTCTCCGACCTCGTGGAGGATTTCGTCGCAGGGGCGCGGCTTCTGCACGCCACCTTCGTCGACCCTTCTCGGATGGCCTCTCACGCCACATACATAGACTCACTGGAGCGGGCCTCCGACCTCACCATCGCACAGATGCTCGGTGCGGCCGAGAGGTCCGGAGACGGT harbors:
- a CDS encoding HEAT repeat domain-containing protein, with the translated sequence MKSRIGDVGRLVERLRSCELAEVDELARAFESLGVTEVPEGIEELARSGDYTRRYAAAVCGGAIGDGRFLGDLLVLASDEVGLVRRAAARSLGRLGDRGAVPALVFLARDRDPQVRAEAARSLGGLGAGERVLRELVRDRSWSVRRVALWALAEVAGERAAGVLEEALEDPEPRVREAVVPLLVRVHHLEPVFEALACDPSTDVRRVAAESLARSKAHRAAPPLFEALCREGPGLRPYALRALHEILGEGAGAFLAGLLRSPQAEERRAAVDALAWLGAREQAPELLPLLEDPDPEVRFAAVRAVGDLEAREGLLPLYALLRGEDPGLRNAAARALSKVPGAFALLREAAEDPRPEVAQAALGALATRGRADAR
- a CDS encoding lipoate--protein ligase family protein, yielding MRCRMTPVQVLLNEGFEDAACGYALGSVLFEQVAAGRRPATLSITPSTRHVGVTRRDVRREGFEEAVRAAREEGYPVLVRSAGGGAIAASEGTFGFSIVSPDGRDMDPMERYELASSLLLGTLSRFGIAAEVGEVRDEFCPGDHSVRVGGYREGMKICGIAQRITRDAASVGGIVIVEGEEELARVLSRVYGAMGLPLRPGSVGSLRRAGSRAPLDEVVEALASEALERFGGERVRLDEGTRALAAARADEYGV
- a CDS encoding respiratory chain complex I subunit 1 family protein — translated: MTLPPVVLQILQVLTLLVFSPLVSGVISRVEAMLQARRGPSVLQPYYDIWKYFHKGRSVPEGVSPVFTLAPYVAFACYMTVAMLIPVLTSFGLPLGYMGDILGGAFVLSLAAFAVALAGLDSGSPYAGLGSSRAMMVSVLAEPTLIFVFFTVALISKTDLPYVMGETLRSSWGAVFSPTHVLSVAAFFLMILVDTGRIPIESHSSTLEFGMIDEARIFEHSGPEMALLKWGSAMKQFLLYTVFLNILVFPWGLSHDGSPSSVLVALLALLAKMMVVAAVVVAIESSFSKLRLFKIPEFMGAGFILSVLAIVTFYLGGR